One segment of Mycolicibacterium baixiangningiae DNA contains the following:
- a CDS encoding isoprenylcysteine carboxyl methyltransferase family protein → MYYLFILAVGVERLLELVVARRNAKWSMANGGREFGRGHYPVMVAMHTLLLVSCIVEVWGAHRPFIPWLGWTMVAVVVASTGVRWWCVSVLGKHWNPRLIVIPGAELVRRGPYRWVHHPNYAAVVAEVAALPLIHSAWVTAIVFSIANVLVLNVRIRAENVALGYATAVTEQSVGHHAKPG, encoded by the coding sequence ATGTATTACCTGTTCATCCTCGCCGTCGGTGTCGAGCGGCTGCTGGAGCTCGTGGTGGCCCGCCGGAATGCGAAGTGGTCGATGGCCAACGGCGGCAGAGAATTCGGGCGTGGTCACTATCCGGTCATGGTGGCCATGCACACACTGCTGCTGGTGTCGTGCATCGTCGAGGTCTGGGGCGCGCACCGGCCCTTCATCCCCTGGCTGGGCTGGACGATGGTGGCCGTCGTGGTGGCCAGCACCGGTGTCCGCTGGTGGTGTGTGTCGGTGCTCGGCAAGCACTGGAACCCGCGGCTGATCGTCATCCCCGGCGCCGAGTTGGTTCGGCGCGGCCCCTACCGGTGGGTGCATCATCCCAACTACGCCGCGGTCGTCGCGGAGGTGGCGGCGCTACCGCTGATTCACTCGGCGTGGGTCACCGCGATCGTGTTCAGCATCGCCAACGTGTTGGTGCTCAACGTCCGCATCCGCGCCGAGAACGTCGCGCTGGGATACGCGACGGCTGTGACGGAACAGTCGGTAGGCCACCATGCGAAGCCGGGATGA
- a CDS encoding type III polyketide synthase produces MTDTAVFAPVSSTATAHRGAPRIAGTAMAFTSNRHTQEEVARELTEFADPAFARFARTSGVEYRSLALPLHRYPTLTGFTEANAAYVEVADQLGERAVRSALDAAGIRPDQVDAIIAVSSTGVAVPTIDATICSRLGFRPDVKRIPLFGLGCVAGAAGLARVHDYLRGYPDHVAVLLSVELCSLTLQRDDMSIPALIGLCLFGDGAAAVVATGADRASSDGHRAPRVLATRSRLFPGTADVMGWNISSSGFQLVLSRDVPKMADDHLSDEVDRFLADHGLTTADISTWVCHPGGPKVLEAIQGAVGMPAEALRHSWDSLRDYGNISSASVLDVLGRTLAERPAEGSLGLMLAMGPGFSFELLLLSW; encoded by the coding sequence ATGACAGATACCGCAGTTTTCGCCCCGGTGAGTTCCACCGCCACAGCCCACCGGGGTGCCCCCCGGATCGCTGGGACGGCCATGGCCTTCACCTCCAACCGACACACCCAGGAGGAGGTGGCACGTGAACTCACCGAGTTCGCCGACCCCGCCTTCGCCCGCTTCGCCCGCACCAGCGGCGTCGAGTACCGAAGCCTGGCGCTGCCACTGCACCGCTATCCGACGCTGACCGGCTTCACCGAAGCCAACGCTGCCTACGTCGAGGTGGCGGACCAACTGGGTGAACGCGCCGTCCGGTCGGCCCTCGACGCGGCAGGCATCAGACCCGACCAGGTCGATGCGATCATCGCGGTGTCGAGCACCGGTGTGGCCGTGCCGACCATCGACGCCACCATCTGTTCCCGCCTGGGATTCCGTCCCGACGTGAAACGCATACCGCTGTTCGGGCTGGGATGCGTGGCCGGCGCGGCCGGACTGGCACGCGTCCACGACTATCTGCGGGGCTACCCCGACCACGTCGCCGTCCTGCTCTCGGTGGAACTGTGCTCGCTCACCCTGCAGCGTGACGACATGTCCATCCCCGCGTTGATCGGGCTGTGTCTGTTCGGTGACGGCGCCGCCGCGGTCGTGGCGACCGGAGCCGACCGGGCCTCGTCGGACGGACATCGCGCACCGCGCGTACTCGCCACCCGGAGCAGGCTGTTCCCCGGCACGGCCGACGTCATGGGCTGGAACATCAGCTCCAGCGGATTCCAACTCGTACTGTCGCGCGACGTGCCGAAGATGGCCGATGATCACCTCAGCGACGAGGTCGACCGGTTCCTCGCCGACCACGGCCTCACCACCGCCGACATCTCCACGTGGGTCTGCCACCCGGGCGGACCCAAGGTGCTCGAAGCGATCCAGGGTGCGGTCGGCATGCCCGCCGAGGCGCTGCGGCACAGCTGGGATTCCCTGCGCGACTACGGGAACATCTCGTCGGCGTCGGTGCTCGACGTGCTGGGCCGCACCCTCGCCGAACGACCGGCCGAGGGATCGTTGGGGCTCATGCTGGCGATGGGTCCCGGGTTCAGCTTCGAACTGCTCCTGCTGAGTTGGTGA
- a CDS encoding SRPBCC family protein, with product MNKALDLVAPVDTLAMDYTRDFDAPVAALFRAHAEPDLVRQWLGPYGLEMSIERWDFRTGGGYRYLHSDDNGTYAFNGVFHTVRDDLVIQTFEFEGAPDMVNIEFMWFEDLGDRRSRLRGRSICPNTDARDALLSSGMEGGMTEGYERLDTLLPSISH from the coding sequence ATGAACAAGGCACTCGATCTCGTCGCGCCGGTGGACACACTGGCCATGGACTACACCCGGGACTTCGACGCCCCTGTGGCAGCGCTGTTTCGCGCGCATGCCGAACCGGATCTGGTCCGGCAGTGGCTCGGTCCGTACGGTCTCGAGATGTCCATCGAGCGGTGGGATTTCCGCACCGGCGGCGGCTACCGCTATCTGCACTCCGACGACAACGGCACGTATGCGTTCAACGGCGTCTTCCACACGGTGCGCGACGATCTGGTGATCCAGACCTTCGAGTTCGAGGGCGCACCGGACATGGTCAACATCGAGTTCATGTGGTTCGAGGACCTCGGTGATCGGCGCAGCAGGCTGCGGGGCCGCTCGATCTGCCCGAACACCGACGCACGCGACGCGCTGCTGAGCTCGGGCATGGAAGGTGGCATGACGGAGGGCTACGAACGGCTCGACACATTGCTGCCGTCGATTTCCCACTGA
- a CDS encoding ArsR/SmtB family transcription factor, whose protein sequence is MEVDERLDRAFMALADPVRRAIVARLARGPATVNELAEPFAITKQAVSRHISVLEQAGLVTRTRDAQRRPVHLDAAALERLTGWIDRYRLDAERNYRRLDALLAGTADTQQEGRT, encoded by the coding sequence ATGGAAGTCGACGAGCGGTTGGATCGAGCCTTCATGGCGCTCGCCGATCCGGTGCGGCGGGCCATCGTCGCCCGGCTGGCGCGGGGGCCTGCCACGGTCAACGAACTCGCCGAACCGTTCGCCATCACCAAACAAGCGGTGTCGCGGCATATCTCGGTCCTCGAGCAGGCGGGTCTGGTCACGCGGACCCGCGACGCACAGCGCCGCCCGGTGCATCTCGACGCCGCCGCCCTCGAGCGGCTGACCGGGTGGATCGACCGGTACCGCCTCGACGCCGAACGTAACTACCGCCGGCTGGACGCCCTGCTGGCGGGCACGGCCGACACCCAACAGGAAGGACGCACATGA
- a CDS encoding replication-associated recombination protein A, which translates to MSDSLFDLPGEGDGPASGAPASAPLAVRMRPAGLDEVVGQEHLLKPNSPLRRLVEGSGAASVILYGPPGTGKTTLASLISHATGRRFEALSALSAGVKEVRAVIESARQGVLRGHQTVLFIDEVHRFSKTQQDALLAAVENRIVLLVAATTENPSFSVVAPLLSRSLILQLQPLTPDDIAAVVRRAVADPRGLGDTVEVSDDAVDLIVQLSAGDARRALTALEVAAESAAAADGRVTVDIVEQSLDKAAVRYDRDGDQHYDVVSAFIKSVRGSDVDAALHYLARMLVAGEDPRFIARRLMILASEDIGMADPTALPTAVAAAQTVQLIGLPEAQLTLAHATVHLATAAKSNAVTTALGAAMNDVRNGKAGQVPAHLRDGHYSGAAKLGNAVGYVYSHDHPDGVVRQQYSPDELVGVDYYRPTGRGAEREISSRLERLRAIIRKRR; encoded by the coding sequence GTGTCCGACTCGCTCTTCGATCTGCCCGGTGAGGGTGACGGGCCGGCGTCCGGCGCACCGGCGTCCGCACCGCTGGCGGTGCGCATGCGCCCCGCCGGCCTCGACGAGGTGGTCGGCCAGGAACACCTGCTGAAGCCCAATTCGCCGCTGCGCCGCCTGGTGGAGGGCTCCGGGGCCGCCTCGGTGATCCTCTACGGTCCGCCCGGCACCGGCAAGACCACGCTGGCCTCGCTGATCTCACACGCGACCGGTCGCCGCTTCGAGGCGCTCTCGGCGCTGTCGGCGGGGGTGAAAGAAGTCCGCGCCGTCATAGAGAGCGCTCGTCAAGGCGTCCTCAGGGGCCATCAGACCGTCCTGTTCATCGACGAGGTGCACCGCTTCTCCAAGACGCAGCAGGACGCGCTGCTGGCGGCGGTGGAGAACCGCATCGTCCTGCTGGTCGCGGCGACCACCGAGAATCCGTCGTTCTCGGTGGTGGCGCCACTGCTCTCGCGGTCGCTGATCCTGCAGTTGCAGCCGCTGACCCCGGACGACATCGCCGCGGTGGTGCGCCGCGCGGTCGCCGATCCGCGCGGGCTCGGCGACACTGTCGAGGTCAGCGACGATGCGGTCGATCTCATCGTCCAGTTGTCGGCCGGTGACGCGCGCCGGGCGCTGACGGCGCTGGAGGTCGCGGCCGAGTCGGCCGCGGCGGCCGACGGGCGCGTGACCGTGGACATCGTCGAACAGTCCCTCGACAAGGCCGCCGTGCGCTATGACCGCGACGGCGACCAGCACTACGACGTCGTCAGCGCGTTCATCAAATCGGTCCGCGGTTCGGACGTCGATGCGGCGCTGCACTACCTCGCGCGGATGCTGGTGGCGGGGGAGGACCCCCGGTTCATCGCGCGCCGACTGATGATCCTCGCCAGCGAGGACATCGGCATGGCCGATCCGACCGCGTTGCCCACCGCGGTCGCCGCGGCCCAGACGGTGCAGCTGATCGGATTGCCCGAGGCGCAGCTGACCTTGGCGCACGCCACCGTTCATCTGGCCACCGCCGCGAAGTCCAACGCGGTCACCACGGCCCTGGGCGCGGCGATGAACGACGTCCGCAACGGAAAAGCGGGGCAGGTGCCCGCGCACCTGCGAGACGGCCACTATTCCGGTGCCGCCAAGCTCGGCAACGCCGTCGGCTACGTCTACTCCCATGACCACCCCGACGGTGTTGTGCGGCAGCAGTATTCACCTGACGAACTCGTGGGGGTGGATTACTACCGGCCCACCGGCCGTGGCGCCGAACGCGAGATCAGCAGTCGCCTCGAACGGCTGCGCGCCATCATCCGCAAGCGGCGCTGA
- a CDS encoding DUF3097 domain-containing protein: MTDRYGRDVLARNPHAPKRVRSTEQPVEAGMVVEDAQSGYVGAVVRVETGRVELEDRHGRVRAFPLGPGFLLDGRPVILTAPRRAPAAAARTASGSVAVAGARAKVALASRIYVEGRHDAELVEQVWGDDLRIEGVVVEYLGGVDDLTAIVEEFRPGPGRRLGVLVDHLVTGSKESRIAEAVRRGPYGAHTLVVGHPFIDIWQAVKPARLNMAAWPSVPRGVDWKHGVCAALGWPHDSQADIARAWQRIRGSVRDWTDLEPELIGRVEELIDFVTAPASR, from the coding sequence GTGACCGATCGCTATGGCCGGGACGTGCTGGCCCGCAATCCCCATGCGCCGAAACGCGTGCGCTCCACCGAGCAACCCGTCGAGGCGGGCATGGTGGTCGAAGACGCGCAATCCGGTTACGTCGGCGCGGTGGTGCGCGTGGAGACGGGCCGGGTCGAACTGGAGGACCGCCACGGCCGCGTTCGGGCGTTCCCGCTGGGCCCCGGCTTCCTCCTCGACGGCCGTCCGGTGATCCTCACCGCACCGCGGCGCGCACCCGCAGCGGCCGCGCGCACCGCCTCGGGTTCGGTCGCCGTGGCGGGTGCGCGCGCGAAGGTGGCGCTGGCGAGCCGCATCTACGTCGAAGGTCGCCACGACGCCGAACTCGTCGAACAGGTCTGGGGTGACGACCTGCGCATCGAGGGGGTCGTCGTCGAATACCTCGGCGGCGTGGACGATCTGACCGCGATCGTCGAAGAGTTTCGTCCCGGACCAGGTCGCCGGCTCGGTGTGTTGGTCGACCACCTGGTCACCGGCTCCAAGGAGTCGCGTATCGCCGAAGCGGTGCGCCGCGGCCCGTACGGGGCGCACACGCTGGTGGTCGGGCACCCCTTCATCGACATCTGGCAGGCGGTGAAACCGGCCCGGCTGAACATGGCGGCGTGGCCGTCGGTGCCCCGCGGCGTGGACTGGAAGCACGGGGTGTGCGCGGCGCTGGGCTGGCCGCACGACAGTCAGGCCGACATCGCCCGGGCGTGGCAGCGCATCCGCGGCAGCGTCCGCGACTGGACGGATCTTGAGCCCGAACTGATCGGCCGCGTCGAGGAGCTCATCGATTTCGTGACGGCGCCCGCGTCGCGGTGA
- a CDS encoding zinc-binding metallopeptidase family protein yields MRDFNCPNCGQRLAFENSLCLNCGSALGFSLDDMALLVIAPPKDSDQSGAVSARQYQLCANMHLAECNWLVERGPIALLCEACGLTRTRPNDADTKALGAFAVAERAKRRLIAELHELKLPIIGRDEDPDYGLAFDLLSSENEKVFTGHANGVITLDLAEGDDVHREQLRIAMEEPYRTLLGHFRHEIGHYYFYRLVGPNPTYLEDFNGLFGDPDLDYQEALDRHYSEGAPAGWEENFVSSYATMHPAEDWAETFAHYLHIRDTLDTAAAFSFAPAGATFERRVLGPSGFDTIIEMWLPMSWALNMVNRSMGRDDLYPFVLPPPVLEKMRFIHNVIDEVTADPTKLASSTASQQQQQG; encoded by the coding sequence ATGCGGGACTTCAACTGCCCCAACTGTGGGCAGCGGCTGGCGTTCGAGAACTCACTGTGCCTCAATTGTGGTAGCGCGCTGGGCTTTTCGCTCGACGATATGGCGCTGCTGGTGATCGCTCCGCCCAAGGACAGCGACCAGTCCGGTGCGGTGTCGGCACGGCAGTACCAGCTGTGCGCGAACATGCATCTCGCAGAGTGCAACTGGCTCGTGGAGCGCGGTCCGATCGCGCTGCTGTGCGAAGCCTGCGGGCTGACCCGCACCCGTCCCAACGACGCGGACACCAAGGCGCTGGGGGCGTTCGCCGTCGCCGAACGGGCCAAGCGCCGGTTGATCGCCGAACTGCACGAGCTCAAACTGCCGATCATCGGGCGCGACGAGGACCCCGACTACGGGTTGGCCTTCGATCTGCTGTCCAGCGAGAACGAGAAGGTGTTCACCGGCCACGCCAACGGGGTGATCACGCTCGACCTCGCCGAGGGCGACGACGTGCACCGCGAGCAGTTGCGGATCGCGATGGAGGAGCCGTACCGAACATTGCTCGGCCACTTCCGCCACGAGATCGGGCACTACTACTTCTATCGCCTGGTCGGTCCGAACCCGACGTATCTCGAGGACTTCAACGGCCTGTTCGGCGATCCCGACCTCGACTACCAGGAGGCGCTGGACCGCCACTACAGCGAGGGTGCCCCCGCCGGGTGGGAGGAGAACTTCGTCTCGTCGTATGCCACCATGCATCCCGCCGAGGACTGGGCCGAGACGTTCGCCCACTATCTGCACATCCGCGACACACTCGACACGGCCGCGGCGTTCAGTTTCGCCCCGGCAGGAGCCACCTTCGAGCGACGGGTCCTGGGCCCCAGCGGATTCGACACGATCATCGAGATGTGGCTGCCGATGTCGTGGGCGTTGAACATGGTGAACCGGTCGATGGGCAGGGACGACCTCTACCCGTTCGTGCTTCCGCCGCCGGTGCTGGAGAAGATGCGCTTCATCCACAACGTCATCGACGAGGTGACCGCCGACCCGACCAAGCTCGCCAGCTCCACCGCGTCCCAGCAGCAACAGCAGGGGTAG
- a CDS encoding transglutaminase family protein has product MTDPPPAAGTRAYRITHRTVYRYSDVVTSSYGRGFLTPRESPRQRCLSHELLIEPDAADSSTSRDAYGNLSSYFHVTERHRTLSITSRSVVEVDPPPATVYGGGSARAPWEISRPVGADGALATEFTLDLQPPEITPAVRDYAAPSFVPGRPLIEVLRDLTSRIHRDFTYRSGSTTVSTKVSEVLAAREGVCQDFARLAIACLRANGLAASYVSGYLATDPPPGKERMVGIDATHAWASVWTPQNQWLGLDPTNDQMENERYVVVGIGRDYADVPPLRGIIYTDSESSKIEVSVDVAPLESAPGSVR; this is encoded by the coding sequence ATGACAGATCCGCCGCCCGCGGCGGGGACCCGCGCCTACCGGATCACCCACCGCACGGTCTACCGCTATTCCGATGTGGTCACCAGCTCCTACGGCCGTGGCTTTCTCACCCCGCGGGAGTCGCCGCGGCAGCGCTGCCTATCCCACGAACTGCTGATCGAACCCGACGCCGCCGACAGCTCGACCAGTCGCGACGCGTACGGCAACCTCAGCTCGTATTTCCATGTCACCGAACGCCATCGCACGCTGAGCATCACCAGCAGATCGGTGGTCGAAGTCGACCCGCCGCCCGCCACGGTGTATGGCGGGGGGTCCGCGAGAGCGCCGTGGGAGATCTCCCGGCCGGTCGGCGCCGACGGCGCGCTGGCCACCGAGTTCACCCTCGACCTGCAGCCGCCGGAGATCACCCCGGCCGTACGGGACTACGCCGCACCGAGTTTCGTGCCCGGCCGCCCGCTGATCGAGGTACTGCGCGACCTGACCTCGCGCATTCATCGTGACTTCACCTACCGTTCGGGCTCCACCACGGTGTCGACCAAGGTGAGTGAGGTTTTGGCGGCGCGCGAAGGGGTATGCCAGGACTTCGCTCGGTTGGCGATCGCCTGCCTGCGCGCGAATGGTCTGGCCGCCAGTTATGTCTCGGGTTACCTGGCGACGGATCCCCCTCCCGGAAAGGAACGCATGGTAGGCATTGACGCGACGCATGCCTGGGCCTCGGTGTGGACACCGCAGAACCAATGGCTCGGGCTGGATCCCACGAACGATCAGATGGAGAACGAGCGGTACGTCGTGGTGGGCATCGGCCGCGACTACGCCGACGTCCCGCCACTGCGCGGCATCATCTACACCGATTCCGAGAGCAGCAAGATCGAGGTGTCCGTCGACGTGGCGCCGCTGGAATCGGCGCCGGGGAGTGTGCGGTAA
- a CDS encoding circularly permuted type 2 ATP-grasp protein, protein MVLSTEGSPQPTSLDVDGVLAAYRAARAQQALFDVRGGAGTGYDEFVDPAGDIRPAWRELAQCVAERGRGGLDRLRAVVRGLVDNDGITYIHVDQHGEAVTREDDGATPGPWHLDGLPLVVSADDWDGLESGLVQRSRLLDAVLTDLYGPQRSITSGVLPPQLVFAHPGYLRAARGIEIPGRRQLFLHGCDVSRTADGEFRVNADWTQAPSGAGYALADRRVVAHAIPDLYEQLGPRPASPWAQALRLALIDAAPESAEEPVVVVLSPGIHSETAFDQAYLASMLGFPLVESPDLVVRDGKLWMRSLGTLKRVDVVLRRVDAVYADPLDLRADSRLGVVGLVEVLRRGAVTVVNSLGSGILESPGLLRFLPELARELLGETPSLATAPVYWSGIDLERAHLLSNVASLLVKPVTGGDTIVGPALSRDQRDELVARIDAAPWQWVGQELPQFSSAPTVHRRDGLSAASVGMRLFTVAQRGGYAPMIGGLGYLLAPGHAAYKLNNVAAKDIWIRTPARVTAERTAPEPDVATLSPPVTGSPTREVSSPRVLSDLFWLGRYAERAEYTARLLNVTRERHHEYRYRQEMDGSACVPVLLTAIGELTGTDTGAGGDYAEMIAIAPTTLWAVTADRHRAGSLAQSIERLGLAARSVRDQMSNDTWMVLAAVERAVLRSSTAPPESKTEGDAYLAAAHSTTLAGMLALSGVAAESMIRDAGWTMMSIGKRIERGLGLTRLLRTTLVEARSRDAEQTITESTLVACESSVIYRRRMLGTVRVAAVAELLLFDAGNPRSLVYQFDRLREGLRALPGSSGSSRPERLVDDLTTRLRRVDPADLEDVAADGRRAELADLLDGMHRDLRALSGVITTTHLSLPGGMQPLWGPAERRMVP, encoded by the coding sequence ATGGTCCTGTCCACCGAAGGTTCGCCCCAACCCACCTCCCTCGACGTCGACGGCGTGCTCGCCGCGTACCGGGCTGCCCGCGCACAGCAGGCGCTGTTCGACGTGCGGGGCGGGGCGGGCACCGGATACGACGAATTCGTCGACCCGGCGGGTGACATCAGGCCCGCGTGGCGCGAGCTGGCGCAGTGTGTCGCCGAACGCGGTCGCGGCGGATTGGACCGGTTGCGCGCGGTCGTGCGCGGCCTCGTCGACAACGACGGCATCACCTACATCCACGTCGACCAGCACGGCGAGGCCGTCACCCGAGAGGACGACGGCGCCACGCCCGGTCCGTGGCACCTCGACGGGTTGCCGTTGGTGGTCTCCGCCGACGATTGGGACGGGCTGGAATCGGGTCTGGTGCAACGCTCCCGGCTGCTGGACGCGGTACTGACCGATCTGTACGGGCCCCAGCGCTCGATCACCAGCGGTGTGCTGCCGCCGCAACTGGTGTTCGCGCACCCGGGCTACCTGCGCGCAGCACGCGGCATCGAGATCCCCGGCCGCCGCCAGCTCTTCCTGCACGGGTGCGATGTCAGCCGCACCGCGGACGGCGAGTTCCGCGTCAACGCGGACTGGACCCAGGCGCCGTCGGGCGCCGGCTACGCGCTGGCCGACCGCCGGGTGGTCGCCCACGCGATTCCCGACCTCTACGAACAGCTCGGACCGCGACCGGCGTCCCCCTGGGCGCAGGCGCTGCGCCTGGCGCTGATCGACGCGGCGCCCGAATCGGCCGAGGAGCCCGTCGTGGTGGTGCTCAGCCCGGGCATCCACTCCGAAACCGCGTTCGACCAGGCGTACCTGGCCAGCATGCTGGGCTTCCCGCTGGTGGAGAGCCCGGACCTGGTGGTGCGCGACGGCAAGCTGTGGATGCGTTCGCTCGGCACGCTCAAACGGGTCGATGTGGTGCTGCGCCGGGTCGACGCCGTCTATGCCGACCCGCTCGACCTGCGCGCCGATTCCCGCCTCGGGGTGGTCGGTCTCGTCGAGGTGCTGCGCCGCGGCGCGGTCACGGTGGTCAACAGCCTGGGCAGCGGCATCCTCGAAAGCCCAGGGCTGCTGCGCTTCCTGCCCGAACTCGCCCGGGAACTGCTCGGGGAGACCCCGTCACTCGCGACCGCGCCGGTCTACTGGAGCGGGATCGACCTGGAGCGGGCACATCTGCTGAGCAACGTGGCCTCGCTCCTCGTCAAACCGGTGACGGGCGGGGACACCATCGTCGGCCCCGCGCTGTCGCGAGATCAGCGCGACGAACTGGTCGCGCGGATCGACGCGGCCCCATGGCAGTGGGTGGGCCAGGAGCTGCCGCAGTTCTCCTCGGCGCCGACCGTGCACCGCAGGGACGGTCTCTCGGCGGCCAGCGTCGGGATGCGGTTGTTCACCGTCGCCCAGCGCGGCGGGTACGCCCCGATGATCGGCGGCCTCGGGTACCTCCTGGCGCCGGGACACGCCGCGTACAAGCTGAACAATGTTGCCGCCAAGGACATCTGGATCCGTACACCCGCACGGGTCACCGCGGAGCGCACCGCTCCCGAGCCGGACGTCGCCACGCTGTCGCCACCGGTCACCGGCAGCCCCACCCGGGAGGTCAGCTCCCCGCGCGTGCTGTCGGACCTGTTCTGGCTGGGCCGCTACGCCGAACGCGCTGAGTACACCGCACGTCTGCTCAACGTCACCCGCGAGCGCCATCACGAGTACCGCTACCGGCAGGAGATGGACGGCAGTGCATGCGTCCCCGTCCTGCTCACCGCCATCGGGGAACTCACCGGAACCGACACCGGCGCGGGCGGCGACTACGCGGAGATGATCGCGATCGCGCCGACCACACTGTGGGCGGTCACCGCGGACCGCCACCGCGCCGGGTCGCTGGCGCAGTCCATCGAACGGCTCGGGCTGGCGGCGCGGTCGGTGCGCGACCAGATGTCGAACGACACCTGGATGGTGCTGGCCGCCGTCGAACGCGCGGTGCTGCGGTCCTCGACCGCCCCACCGGAGTCGAAAACCGAAGGGGATGCGTACCTGGCGGCGGCGCACAGCACGACGCTGGCCGGGATGCTCGCCCTGTCCGGTGTCGCCGCCGAATCGATGATCCGGGACGCCGGCTGGACGATGATGAGCATCGGCAAACGCATCGAGCGCGGACTCGGGCTGACCCGGCTGCTGCGGACCACGCTCGTGGAGGCGCGTAGCCGGGATGCCGAGCAGACGATCACCGAATCCACGCTGGTGGCGTGTGAGTCGTCGGTCATCTACCGGCGCCGGATGCTGGGCACGGTCCGGGTGGCCGCCGTGGCGGAACTGCTGTTGTTCGACGCGGGGAATCCGCGCTCGCTGGTCTACCAGTTCGACCGGCTGCGGGAGGGGCTGCGGGCACTGCCGGGCTCCTCGGGCTCGTCGCGTCCGGAGCGGCTGGTCGACGACCTCACGACCCGGTTGCGCCGGGTCGACCCCGCCGACCTCGAGGACGTCGCCGCCGACGGTCGCCGGGCGGAACTGGCCGACCTGCTCGACGGGATGCACCGCGATCTGCGCGCGCTGTCGGGCGTCATCACCACGACGCATCTGTCGCTGCCCGGTGGCATGCAGCCGCTGTGGGGGCCGGCCGAGCGGCGGATGGTGCCATGA